The following nucleotide sequence is from Fundulus heteroclitus isolate FHET01 chromosome 24, MU-UCD_Fhet_4.1, whole genome shotgun sequence.
CGTTTTTCCATAACGACTGAATAAGCGTCACTCAGAAGAAAAGATCAGTTCGGGTAATACTTTTAATGAGCTGTGAAATCCTAAAATTACCcccaaaaaagcaacaaaaacaaaaattccattcattctttattaatattataaacaagttttcattttaacaaaCTCTTAATTTGCACAGTAAAATCTGAGCCATGTGTGACTCTTCAGTCCCGTTTTACACAGACTGCAGGGTTTAGGATCCAACGTGTTCGACTTTTGGTTGAGTTTCTGATGCGTCTTCTGGAAATATGAGTCCTCGTATGACATCTGTCCTCTCCTTCTCAGACAAAGACTGTAGATGTTGCTCTGTTACCTTCAGGGAAAGAGCACAAATGTCAGTTTTGCTTCAGCAAACATTGCAACATAGACAGCTATAGCAACCTGGATGaatcttattaaaaaaatcacattctatgcagacgataacagatattacctgaagattttactttttgaaaCAATTTCAATCAACATTACCTTTCATCATATTTAAAGCACAGTATAttcaataaatgtataaaatggaTAAAGCTCCGCATAGAATGAACCCAAGCTGTGACCAAAAGAAAACCAGGAAGATTTATtggtacaataaaacaaaagtctCACCAAAACCGGAGTGTATCCCAGGATCTTCAGGTGACGAATCTTGACAGCGAGGGGGCCACGAGGGTGGGAGGTACCGAAGCAAAGACTAGAGTTTGGTGTGTAAATGACTGCAATTCTAGAACGTGAAACGGAAAAATATCATTAAATACATGAgttaccttaaaaaaaaactgtaaataattgGATTTGGAAACAGAGGGTGTTAAAATTAAGGTTAAGATAAAACTATGGCCTTGAAGGAGGAAACATAATGAACACAATATACAATTCTGCAGAAATCTCTTCAGCatgatttgtttcattttcttcatTGTTGATATTGTCAGGGTTGTTTGTATTCTAAATTATCGTTGCTGCCAAAATGCTCTAAATCCAAAATATGGCTTGAAATAAACTGACTTTAAACACTACAACTGAGAAATTTAGcttttatagttttatgtttttgttttcataatgATTGTGCGTTGCCATACGGTTTTCTTGGGGTAATGACTTATCATATAAAGAGCTCTGAAAAAACATTTACCCCTTAgacaggttttcttcttttgctttttttggtcAAACATCAAACcaatttaatcatccaaaaaaatgttttctttctaataCTGACTATACCTGGTCTCACTTGAGAAAGTAATCACTCTTGTTGAATCCTGAAATAACCCTGGTTAAAAGTGGAGTTCACTGATGCAGTCATAAAGTCATGTAAACACATCCTTTGTGATAACATAAAGTAGGTCAAAAGATcttaaaaaagcaacatatcATGCCCTGGTCTAGAGAAATTATAGAACAGATGAGCTACAAAGACACTAATTTTAAGCTTTGAAAGTGGCCTTATGTAAAGCGTTGCTACTCTAATAAACCACAGATCACCACAGAGTGGAAAACAAAACGAAAAGGTGGttaaccttcccaggagtggtagaaaatacaaaacaatacTCCTAGAGATCATCAGCAACTCGTCCAGGACACAAAAGACAACATGTAAAGCGATGCAAGCTTTACTGCCTCGATTAAGGTAAGAGTTCAGGATCCAACAGTAAGTAAGAGAGACTGGaaaaaaatggcctccatgggagagCTTAAAGTCATCTGAAAGAAACAGGAAGGCCActgcaataaaaatattaacatatcACAGGGTTGTTACACCTTTGCATTAGGGCTATCCATATATTTGGAGAGTAATGCATATATTCCTAATATAATACCCCAAACCAAAGCTGATTTAAAAGAACAGGTGCAACAGTTATGTGGATAGGTTAAATATGTTGCCTTTATTTCAGTTCATCCTAAGGATTTTTGGTGTAGAAAGAATAACAATTAGAAAAATACAGGCAGATATTGagataaaaagggggaaatacaAACCTGtatgcacaaaaacaaaagaggaaattgaaacttaactaaactcgCTGTAAAGGTAACACAAATGCAACATAATCAAAACATTTCTGCTAAAAATGTGTCAAAGTGCAGATTAAGAGATGGAAATTCAAAAGATTTACAATCTAGTGAGACTGTATTGCATGAACGTCTAGAAACAAAGTTCAAAAATGACTCACTTTTTTGGTAAATGTTTTAGCTGTCATCCCAATCAGCGGAAAATCTCTAAATCTCCATAATTATCAAAAACACTCATGCTTCCcccacattaaaataataaacttctccccaactttaaaaagtttaaagatACCATATTTCCTTGGTTGTTCAGTTACAGATGAATTATATACAGTCATAAAATAGAACCTTATTgagaagttaatttattttagaaactcaattcactaagggaaacTGATTATATAGATTAATACAGAcggatgatgttttaaagcctttactTCTGTTAGCTTTTTCCTCACCTCCAGGTAATAAAAGAAGAGAACTTAAGTTAATTTTATTGCATCACAGCagtaaaatgcaacattttacatgcagaaaaggggtttaatgaaaagtatgtttaatactggcttaaatgttgcttttttcaaaaggtaattTTAATCTGTATATTCCTGACAAAACCGTGGAACTATAACTAAATATCTTAAAGatcagcttttattttccaaagcCTTTATTGGAACACAAAACAACTTCTCTTTAAACTGAAATCTATTTTGGATctttaattttctaaaaaaaaaatttaggcCCCACTTTCCACGTTCCTCTATCACGACATAAAGTTGTACACGAGGGATCCCGGCACGCGTGAATGCCTGGAAACATCCTCGTTTACAGCCTTTTCAGACCAACTTTACCAAATGTGACACAAGCATTCACAATCAtaaccaaaacaaatgaacaccaCAAACTGCAGACTTGCAAAAAGACTGAAACCCCCAAGTCGACAGCCTTACCTTTGACTGCTCTCTGCTGGAGAGATGCTGCTCGTTCCCGTCGCGCGCGGTTGGTTCGGACGGGGTTTGGTTACGACGGCGTCTGCGAGTGGCAAAGCACACGTGATCAACCAGTTCCTGCCCTCAAACGTCTTGCCTCCGCCACGGCGTGTTTACCTAGGATGTAGAAGTTCTCCACCACCAGCATTTCCTGCAGCGCTGCGTTCGCCTCGTCTGCCAACGCGCTCTGCAGGCTTTGTGAGAGCCGCGGGTTTACCGACGGAGCGAGGGGAGCGGGGTCTCCCAGGGCGGATGGGGGGACGGTGAGCGGCTGAGGAAGGGCAGGACGGTCAAGACGGAGACATAGATCCACTCTCTGGAACAAACGCTCCATGCTCTTCGGGTACTTTGTGGCTGAGGAGAAAGGACTGATTCTAAATTTGAAATGCACAATCCAACTCACGAGCCAAACACAGCGCCGATTTATCGGACAGTGCATGTGTATGGGCTTGTTAATGCGTACATGCCAGCTGCTCCAACGTATTAACACTCAAGAGATGCTCCAGGATCGGCGCGGGGAAGTGGTTCAGCAGACACAGCCAGGAGACGGCCTTTAGCAACTCCAAAGCGGACATCTTGGGCAGATATGAGATGAGGGCATGACTGAGACTATCGAGAAAcctaaagttatgaaaaaccaaaaaaaaaccatcCNNNNNNNNNNNNNNNNNNNNNNNNNNNNNNNNNNNNNNNNNNNNNNNNNNNNNNNNNNNNNNNNNNNNNNNNNNNNNNNNNNNNNNNNNNNNNNNNNNNNNNNNNNNNNNNNNNNNNNNNNNNNNNNNNNNNNNNNNNNNNNNNNNNNNNNNNNNNNNNNNNNNNNNNNNNNNNNNNNNNNNNNNNNNNNNNNNNNNNNNNNNNNNNNNNNNNNNNNNNNNNNNNNNNNNNNNNNNNNNNNNNNNNNNNNNNNNNNNNNNNNNNNNNNNNNNNNNNNNNNNNNNNNNNNNNNNNNNNNNNNNNNNNNNNNNNNNNNNNNNNNNNNNNNNNNNNNNNNNNNNNNNNNNNNNNNNNNNNNNNNNNNNNNNNNNNNNNNNNNNNNNNNNNNNNNNNNNNNNNNNNNNNNNNNNNNNNNNNNNNNNNNNNNNNNNNNNNNNNNNNNNNNNNNNNNNNNNNNNNNNNNNNNNNNNNNNNNNNNNNNNNNNNNNNNNNNNNNNNNTTTCCATGTTTAATATGAGACGTAGCTCTGAgtcatttttttcactctgcAGGTCGTACAGGAAAAGGAAAATCAGGATTGTCCCCCAACAGTTTACAAATTGCTTTAAGACCCCTGAAATGCTCCAGACTGTCGAAACCTTTGCTTCTGATATGGTGACCAAACCTCTTACTTTTcagttaaatgcattttaataagcCGGCTTCACCTGCAAGCTTTGAAATCTTTGAATCCCTCTGAAGGCAGCAATTCTTTTGCCATAATTTAAGACCAGGTAAGGATTATTTGATGTCCTGATATGAAAAGCTGTCAATTTGAGTATTGTTGTCGGGTTAAGGCAGCCTGTCTTTTTGGAAAGCCATGAGTGGAGGGCTATGAGCTTCCTAGTTTCTCAAGTATTATAGTAAAGCATTATA
It contains:
- the LOC118557700 gene encoding FAST kinase domain-containing protein 2, mitochondrial-like yields the protein MSALELLKAVSWLCLLNHFPAPILEHLLSVNTLEQLASTKYPKSMERLFQRVDLCLRLDRPALPQPLTVPPSALGDPAPLAPSVNPRLSQSLQSALADEANAALQEMLVVENFYILDAVVTKPRPNQPRATGTSSISPAESSQRIAVIYTPNSSLCFGTSHPRGPLAVKIRHLKILGYTPVLVTEQHLQSLSEKERTDVIRGLIFPEDASETQPKVEHVGS